The Paraflavitalea devenefica DNA segment CGTTGCTGCGGCATTTAACGAATGCCACTTTTATTGGCGAGGAAAGTGGTGGTGCGGCAGAAGGCAACACGTCGGGCCTTAATGCACTCGTTAAACTGCCCCATTCAAAACTGAGCCTCAAAATACATTTATACGAATACTGGAATGCCATTCCGCCTGGTAAGAAAGGTCGGGGCACCCTGCCCGATCATGCTGTGGAGACCCACGTGGCAGATTGGCTGCAGGGTATTGACGCGCCCATGAAGCGGGCCTTGTTATTGGCCACTACTTCGAAGTTTTGAATACCTGCTGCAACACTTCTTGTATACCTTCTACTTTGTGGGTTTTGGCGAGGACGGTCCCATCGGGTGATACGAGTATATAGGTTGGGAAATGGTAGATGCCCTTTTCGTGCAGGAACCCGCCTAAGGTACCTTGCAGATCGGATAATTGGTTCCAGCGGGTACCGTCTTCCACGATAGCCTGTTTCCAATCCTTTGCTTTTGTATCGGCGGAGATGCCAATGATCTTAAATCCCTGTTTGCTATAGGTTGCTGCCAGCTTTTGCAGGGCAGGCACCGCTTTGCGGCATGACGCTCCCCAACTTGCCCAACAATCAATCATTATATAATCCTTTCCCTGCAGGGCCGCAAAAGCATGTGCTTTACCGGCAGTATCGGGCAAGGTGAAGCCGGTCAGCTTGTCGCCTGTTTTTAACAGGTCGTCATAAGGCTTTGTCATTAACAGGAAAGACAGTTCTTCCGTTAAGAGGTTGTCTCTTTTGGCCTCTTCGGTGATGGAGTGGTACAGTTCCAGCAACAGGGGAAAAGGACTATCTTCCATGAATACGACCATGACGGCCAGGGCATAGGCGGAATTGTTGTGGGCCCTTATCCAGTTGGCAAACTGTTCCTGGCGTTGCTGATTCAGTTTTAACTTTTCAGCCTTCCCTTTCCTGATGAGCGCGGTATCTTTTTCGTTTGCCAGTTGCGTGTTGAGCCGTGCCTCCTCGTTGACAAAAGCGTGTAAGGATTGATAGAAATCATGCTGGTCATCGGCGATGGCTGAGCCGGAAAAGCTGATACGGGTAAACCGGCTGGCTATCTGCATGTGTACGGGGTCGCCGGGCTGCAGGAAGACGGGATAACCATAGCGGTTGGCGTCAATAAAGAATTCAATGATGTAAAGTTCCCGCTCGCTGACAGGTACATTAAATTCGAAGGTGGAGTCCCGGACGATCAAAGAATCAATATATCCTTCTTCGCTTGTTTGCATCAGGCGTACCCTGGCCCCCTTGTGCAGATCGGGGAAGATGCCGGAAAGCCGGGTATCTGTTTGTGCAAAGCCTGTAAGTGTAGTGAGTAGTAATGCTGTTAGGTGCAGGCGTATAAGTGTCGTCATCATGTAGGTATTCAGGTCAGTGTTAAAGAAATCTGCCTGAAAGTATAAAAGTAACCCGTTGCGCAGTAGTACTGTGCTGTTAAAGTATGCCCAATTCTATTACTCCAATTTATTGGAGAAGTCGGGATAGGGATTTACTCCGATCGCAAACTTTTCACGGGCTTCATCAAAGCCGCTTTCACACTTTGGTAACCAACTGTAGATAGCGCCACCGCCAGTATTATCCCAACGGCCGATACAAACACCCATGGTCCAATCGTAATATGGTATTCAAAATCCTGCAGCCAGGCATTCATCATCCACCAGGCGAATGGAGCCGCCAGCAGAAATGCGAAGAAGATAAGAACGATAAATTCCTTCCCAAATATCCAGAGAATCTCCGCTACACTACTGCCTAATACTTTGCGGATACCGATCTCTTTTGTTTTTTGTGCTACCATAAAAGCAACCAGTCCGTACAGCCCCAGGCACCCGATAAAGATGGCAATAAAAGAAAATATACGGATGAGTTTGAGCATGGTAGCTTCCGTTTCATAGAATCCGGCGATCTGTTCATCCAGGAACTGATATTCATAGATCCTATCCGGGTGCATACTGCTCCAGGCCCTGTCGAGCTCAGCTAAAATGGCCGTAATATTTTCCAGGTTCACTTTTAGCGCATAGCTATAGTACCGACCGGCATCAGTAGTAAGCGCAAGTGCATTGATGTCTTCATGAAAGGAACGGTCATGAAAATCCCTGAGCACCCCCACTACGATAGCACTGTTATTTCCGCCGTTGAATTCTATCTTTCTTCCAATGGCGTCTTGTGGTGATTTAAGTCCGAGCTTACGAACCATGGCTTCGTTGATTAAAAACTCACGGGTCGTATCCGACGGAAAAACATTCCTGCCCGCCACCAGTTTCAGATCAAACGTTGAGAGGTATTGAGCGTCGGCTGATTTCATATTTACCCTGAATGCTTCATATTCAGTACGTGTGTCAAAGCGAATGGAATTGAACCAATTGGATTCAGAAGCAGGCGCCCCTGAGCACAATGACACTTCCCCGACACCGGGTATATTGGCCAACTTGTTCCTTAAGGTGGTCATTTTAACAGCAGTGGAATCAGAAACAACAGGCAGTATTACAACCGCCTCTTTATTAAAACCCAGATCGCTCTGTTTGGCGTATTGCATTTGCTGCGTGATCACGATCATACCCATGATCAATATCAGTGAAATAGTGAATTGGGCAACGATCAGCGTCCGGCGAATTTTAAAGCCGCCGATATGTTGGATGGATAGTTTTCCCTTTAATGCCATGATTGGCCGGAATCCGGATAGCACAAGTCCGGGGTACGAACCTGCCAGAAAAGTGACCAGTGCGCCCAATACCGGAATAAACACCCATAACTGCCAATCGCCCAGCAAATTGATAGACATGCTGGTATGGAACCATTCATTTACCAATGGCAATAATGGGTAACTTAAACCAATAGCCACCATGGTTGCCGTGATGGTTATAAGGGCCGTTTCTGCAATAAATTGCCAGAAGAGAGACCAGCGCCTGCTACCCAGCACTTTTTTGATGCCTATTTCTTTCGAACGTCTTAAGGCCTGTGCAGTTGCCAGGTTGATGAAGTTAACACAAGCCGTTATAATGAGGAACAGCCCGATAAAAGACAGTATCCAGATATTCCTTTTTTCCATGGCGCCACCATAGCGGCCATCAAAATGCATTTCGGAAAGCGGCTGCAGTTTGTAGTGGTGAACATTTTTACTGGTGGGGCGGTATTTTTTTACATAAGCAGGCAATACCTTTTCCACCTGTAGTGGTGATATGCCGGGACGCAGTCGCACAAAACATTGAATTTGGGTTGAAATACCACCCCAGGCGTTATCACTGGCAAACCAATTGTTGTAGGAAGTAAGCGTTGGCCACGATATGTATATTTCTGACCGCAGGTCTGTATTGACCGGCAGATCCTTCAGGACGCCGGTTATTTTGATATCCGTTGTATTTGAAAGCCTGAAGACCTTATTCAGCGGGTCTTCGTTACCAAAATATTTTCGTGCTATATTTTCGGTTATAACAGCCGTATTGGGCTCAGCAAGCGCCGTTTTAATATCGCCTCTCCCCAAAGGCAAGTTGAAGATGTCGAAGAATGGTGTTTCTGCAAAGGCCGGTCCTGTAGGTTCTTTGAATTTTTTGATGCTTTCTCCGGACTGTATGCTGATCAGCTCATTCTCAAATGTTGCAATACGGGCCACCTGTTCGCCAAAACTGTAATCATCACGAAAAGCTTTGCCAAAAGAAGGAGGAACGCTTGCTGCATAGCTTACCTCGTCGCGGTGTTGTTCCGTTACAAACCGGTAAATGCGGCTGGAATCTTTATGAAAATTGTCAAAGCTAAGATGGTATTGGGCCAGCGAAAAGATCAGGATACCACAGGTAATGCTTAAGGCAAGCCCCATGACGTTTAAAAAGCTATACGTTTTGTTCCGGACTAGATTACGCCAGGCGATCCTGAAATAGGTTTTGATCATGTTATGGGGATTAGTAATGAAATATGGTAGCTAAGAAAGTGCCAGTAAGTGAAATGTATGATTTACAACGGTTTTGAGCGATATGACCTGTACTATTGTTC contains these protein-coding regions:
- a CDS encoding ABC transporter permease; this translates as MIKTYFRIAWRNLVRNKTYSFLNVMGLALSITCGILIFSLAQYHLSFDNFHKDSSRIYRFVTEQHRDEVSYAASVPPSFGKAFRDDYSFGEQVARIATFENELISIQSGESIKKFKEPTGPAFAETPFFDIFNLPLGRGDIKTALAEPNTAVITENIARKYFGNEDPLNKVFRLSNTTDIKITGVLKDLPVNTDLRSEIYISWPTLTSYNNWFASDNAWGGISTQIQCFVRLRPGISPLQVEKVLPAYVKKYRPTSKNVHHYKLQPLSEMHFDGRYGGAMEKRNIWILSFIGLFLIITACVNFINLATAQALRRSKEIGIKKVLGSRRWSLFWQFIAETALITITATMVAIGLSYPLLPLVNEWFHTSMSINLLGDWQLWVFIPVLGALVTFLAGSYPGLVLSGFRPIMALKGKLSIQHIGGFKIRRTLIVAQFTISLILIMGMIVITQQMQYAKQSDLGFNKEAVVILPVVSDSTAVKMTTLRNKLANIPGVGEVSLCSGAPASESNWFNSIRFDTRTEYEAFRVNMKSADAQYLSTFDLKLVAGRNVFPSDTTREFLINEAMVRKLGLKSPQDAIGRKIEFNGGNNSAIVVGVLRDFHDRSFHEDINALALTTDAGRYYSYALKVNLENITAILAELDRAWSSMHPDRIYEYQFLDEQIAGFYETEATMLKLIRIFSFIAIFIGCLGLYGLVAFMVAQKTKEIGIRKVLGSSVAEILWIFGKEFIVLIFFAFLLAAPFAWWMMNAWLQDFEYHITIGPWVFVSAVGIILAVALSTVGYQSVKAALMKPVKSLRSE
- a CDS encoding TlpA disulfide reductase family protein; translated protein: MTTLIRLHLTALLLTTLTGFAQTDTRLSGIFPDLHKGARVRLMQTSEEGYIDSLIVRDSTFEFNVPVSERELYIIEFFIDANRYGYPVFLQPGDPVHMQIASRFTRISFSGSAIADDQHDFYQSLHAFVNEEARLNTQLANEKDTALIRKGKAEKLKLNQQRQEQFANWIRAHNNSAYALAVMVVFMEDSPFPLLLELYHSITEEAKRDNLLTEELSFLLMTKPYDDLLKTGDKLTGFTLPDTAGKAHAFAALQGKDYIMIDCWASWGASCRKAVPALQKLAATYSKQGFKIIGISADTKAKDWKQAIVEDGTRWNQLSDLQGTLGGFLHEKGIYHFPTYILVSPDGTVLAKTHKVEGIQEVLQQVFKTSK